Proteins from one Bacteroides zhangwenhongii genomic window:
- a CDS encoding DUF4350 domain-containing protein, with product MKGSRWFIIFIVVFLLVMFAVEYHLPKKFVWKPTFGHYDKQPFGCEVFDSLLSSSLPHGYALSKKSFYQLEQEDTVGQCKGILAIADDLILSSVDVKALLRMADRGNKIMLVSTLFGTNLEDTLDFRTYYSYFSPMALKKYAASLLAKDSICWVGDSTVYSRRTFYFYPQFCSSYFWMDSLRSEVLAQRVIDSNEFRYETEADSLVTDSLSCIPVAMSYRHGKGEIILVSTPLLFTNYGMLDGGNGAYLFRLLSHMGDLPVLRTEGYMKETVQVQKSPFRYFLSQPPLRWALYLTMIAILLFMIFTAKRRQRVIPVIREPANRSLEFTELIGTLYFQKKDHDDLVRKKFTYFAEELRREIQVDIEEVADDERSFHRIARKTGMEVEEIAKFIREVRPVIYGGRRINAEQMKVFIDKMNEIINHI from the coding sequence GTGAAAGGAAGCCGTTGGTTTATTATCTTTATCGTAGTCTTTTTGTTGGTCATGTTTGCGGTAGAATATCATTTGCCGAAGAAATTTGTGTGGAAACCGACTTTCGGTCATTACGACAAACAGCCTTTCGGTTGTGAAGTGTTCGATAGCCTGTTGTCGTCCTCCTTGCCGCATGGATATGCGCTGTCGAAGAAAAGTTTCTATCAGTTGGAACAAGAGGATACGGTAGGACAGTGTAAAGGTATATTAGCTATAGCTGATGACTTGATATTGTCGAGTGTGGACGTGAAGGCTTTGCTGCGGATGGCTGATCGGGGAAATAAAATAATGTTAGTGAGTACCTTATTTGGTACAAATTTGGAAGATACGTTGGATTTCAGAACTTACTATTCTTATTTCAGTCCGATGGCTTTAAAGAAATATGCCGCTTCTCTGTTGGCAAAAGACAGTATATGCTGGGTGGGAGATTCTACAGTGTATTCACGCCGGACCTTTTATTTTTATCCTCAATTCTGCTCGTCCTACTTTTGGATGGATTCGCTCCGGAGTGAGGTCCTGGCACAAAGGGTGATCGACTCGAACGAGTTCCGCTATGAGACCGAAGCGGATTCTTTGGTGACGGATAGTCTTTCGTGTATACCTGTCGCGATGTCCTACCGGCATGGTAAAGGAGAGATTATTTTAGTTTCCACTCCTTTGCTTTTTACAAACTACGGGATGTTGGATGGAGGAAATGGAGCCTATCTCTTCCGTTTGCTGTCGCACATGGGAGATCTTCCTGTTCTTCGCACGGAAGGATATATGAAAGAAACGGTGCAGGTGCAGAAGTCCCCTTTCCGCTATTTCCTTTCGCAGCCACCGCTTCGCTGGGCTTTGTATCTGACTATGATTGCCATTCTTCTCTTTATGATATTTACGGCAAAGAGGCGGCAGCGGGTTATCCCCGTCATACGTGAACCGGCAAATAGATCTCTCGAATTTACCGAACTGATAGGTACACTGTATTTTCAAAAGAAGGACCATGACGACTTGGTGCGGAAGAAGTTTACTTATTTTGCCGAAGAGTTGAGAAGGGAGATTCAGGTAGACATTGAAGAGGTGGCGGATGATGAACGCTCTTTTCACCGGATTGCCCGGAAAACGGGGATGGAGGTTGAAGAGATTGCGAAGTTTATTCGTGAAGTGCGGCCGGTGATTTACGGAGGACGCAGGATTAATGCGGAGCAAATGAAAGTGTTTATTGATAAAATGAATGAAATAATCAATCATATCTAA
- a CDS encoding DUF4129 domain-containing protein, with amino-acid sequence MNLTSPTDTLVCDTAQLARWQSDPVYNYNRELIAPEINLFEWINKQFGEFLREIFGSRFADEYSELILVCIAVVILLLVSWFVYKKRPELFMRSGKRTLPYTVEEDTIYGVDFPEGINEALSQRNYREAVRLLYLQTLKQLSDAGRIEWQPYKTPTQYLYEVRLPAFRQLTNHFLQVRYGNFEATEELFRTMRALQEEIEKGGVS; translated from the coding sequence ATGAATCTGACTTCCCCGACTGATACGTTGGTCTGTGATACGGCGCAGCTTGCCCGATGGCAATCTGATCCGGTGTATAACTATAACCGTGAGTTGATTGCTCCGGAGATTAATCTCTTCGAATGGATCAATAAACAGTTTGGGGAATTTCTGCGTGAAATATTCGGCAGCCGTTTTGCTGATGAGTATTCGGAACTTATTCTAGTTTGTATCGCTGTCGTTATCCTGCTTTTGGTTAGTTGGTTTGTCTATAAGAAACGCCCTGAACTGTTCATGCGCTCCGGTAAGAGAACATTGCCTTATACGGTGGAAGAAGATACGATTTACGGAGTCGACTTTCCGGAAGGGATTAACGAGGCTCTTTCTCAAAGGAACTACCGGGAGGCTGTGCGGTTGCTTTATTTGCAGACATTGAAGCAGTTGAGTGATGCAGGCCGTATCGAATGGCAACCTTATAAGACTCCTACGCAATATCTGTATGAAGTGCGACTCCCTGCTTTCCGGCAACTGACAAACCATTTTTTGCAGGTGCGCTATGGAAATTTTGAAGCGACGGAAGAACTTTTCCGTACAATGCGGGCTTTACAGGAAGAAATAGAGAAAGGAGGCGTCTCGTGA
- a CDS encoding stage II sporulation protein M encodes MKEVTFIRRNIEKWKETEKIVEQAVGLSPDRLADAYTDLTADLAFAQTHFPTSRITIYLNNLASALHNEIYRNKREKWTRIITFWTQEVPQTMYDARRELLVSFIIFVASALIGVLSAANDPDFVRLILGNGYVDMTLDNIANGEPMAVYNGSDEVPMFLGITLNNVMVSFNCFAMGLLTSFGTGYMLLSNGIMIGAFQTFFYQHGLLWESTLAVWLHGTLEIWAIIVAGAAGLALGNGWLFPGTYSRIESFRRGAKRGLKIVIGTVPVFIMAGFIEGFITRHTELPDMLRLGVILTSLAFIIFYYIYLPNKKKHGITET; translated from the coding sequence ATGAAAGAGGTTACGTTTATCCGTCGGAACATTGAAAAATGGAAAGAGACAGAGAAGATTGTGGAGCAGGCTGTCGGCTTGTCTCCCGACCGACTTGCGGATGCGTATACAGACCTGACTGCTGACCTGGCATTCGCCCAGACACATTTCCCGACTTCCCGCATCACTATTTATCTGAATAATCTGGCTTCGGCGTTGCACAACGAAATCTATCGGAACAAACGCGAGAAGTGGACACGGATTATCACCTTTTGGACGCAGGAAGTGCCGCAAACGATGTATGATGCACGTCGCGAGTTACTGGTTTCTTTTATTATTTTCGTTGCCAGCGCACTGATTGGAGTATTGTCTGCTGCGAACGATCCGGATTTCGTCCGCTTGATTCTAGGAAACGGCTATGTGGACATGACATTGGACAATATAGCCAATGGGGAGCCGATGGCGGTTTATAACGGTTCGGATGAAGTTCCGATGTTTCTGGGGATTACGCTCAACAACGTTATGGTATCTTTCAACTGCTTTGCAATGGGACTGCTGACCAGTTTCGGTACAGGCTATATGCTTCTCTCCAATGGGATTATGATAGGAGCCTTTCAGACTTTCTTTTATCAGCACGGTTTGCTTTGGGAGTCTACCCTTGCCGTCTGGCTGCATGGTACGCTCGAAATCTGGGCAATTATTGTGGCAGGTGCCGCCGGGCTGGCTTTAGGTAACGGATGGCTGTTTCCCGGGACTTATTCGAGGATTGAATCTTTCCGTCGGGGAGCGAAGCGCGGGCTGAAAATAGTTATAGGCACTGTCCCCGTATTTATAATGGCAGGATTTATAGAAGGGTTTATAACCCGCCATACGGAACTTCCGGATATGTTGAGGCTTGGTGTAATTCTCACTTCACTGGCATTTATTATTTTCTACTATATTTATTTACCAAATAAGAAAAAACATGGAATCACAGAAACCTAA
- a CDS encoding RDD family protein, whose amino-acid sequence MAESTIITGQFVRISQTPASIGERLIALIIDYFLIGLYLYSTIALIAKLHLPSGFNLFFFLFIVYLPILGYSFLCEMFNHGQSFGKRLMNIRVVKLDGSTPSIGSYLLRWLLFIVDGPLTSGLGIFVILLTKNNQRLGDLAAGTMVIKEKNYRKIHVSLDEFDYLMKNYRPVYPQSADLSLEQVNVITRTLESGEKDRIRRISALAKKVQSLLSITPQDGNQEKFLQTVLRDYQYYALEEI is encoded by the coding sequence ATGGCAGAATCCACGATAATAACCGGACAATTTGTTCGTATCAGCCAAACACCCGCCAGTATCGGTGAACGTCTGATCGCTTTAATCATTGATTATTTTCTGATCGGGCTTTATCTCTATTCTACAATTGCCCTTATTGCAAAGTTACACTTGCCATCGGGATTCAACCTGTTCTTTTTTCTGTTTATCGTTTATCTGCCCATACTCGGCTACTCCTTTCTCTGCGAAATGTTCAATCACGGACAGAGTTTCGGAAAAAGATTGATGAATATCCGTGTGGTAAAGTTGGACGGTTCTACTCCCAGCATTGGTTCTTACCTGCTACGCTGGCTTCTTTTCATAGTTGACGGACCATTGACAAGCGGTTTAGGCATCTTTGTCATCCTGCTGACCAAGAATAATCAGCGTCTAGGTGATCTCGCTGCCGGAACAATGGTAATTAAAGAAAAGAACTATCGCAAAATACACGTCAGTCTTGACGAATTTGACTATCTGATGAAGAATTACCGTCCGGTCTACCCTCAATCCGCCGACTTATCATTGGAACAGGTAAATGTGATTACCCGTACACTGGAGTCCGGAGAAAAAGACCGCATACGGCGCATCTCAGCGCTTGCCAAAAAGGTACAGTCACTTCTTTCCATCACTCCGCAGGATGGTAATCAGGAAAAATTTCTCCAGACGGTATTAAGAGATTATCAATATTATGCGTTAGAAGAAATATAG